The genomic stretch gtcttctgtctggttgatctatctatgggagagagtgatgtgttgaagtctcccacaattattgtggaaacatcaattgcttcctttagttttgccagtgtttctctcatgtattttgtggcaccttgattgggtgcatagacatttacgattgttatttcttcttgctgaattgccccttttattagtatgtagtggccttctttgtctctcaaaacatccctgcatttgaagtctattttatctgagattaatattgctacacctgctttcttttggctgtagcttgcatgaaatatttttttccatcctttcactttcagtttctttgtgtccctgtgtctaagatgagtctcttgtatgcaacatattgatggttcattttttttgatccattctgcgaatctatatcttttaattggggagtttaatccatttacattcaacgttataaccgtgaaggcatttcttgactcagccatcttatcctttggtttatgtttgtcatatttttcccctctgtctattaatatcctttattgtacccataccgaatctctttagtactgaacctttctccaagtctctctgtcctgtctttgtttctctgtctgtagggctccctttagtatctccagtagggcaggtctcttgttagcaaattctctcagcatttgtttgtctgtgaaaaatttaagctctccctcaaatttgaaggagagctttgctggataaagtattcttggctggaaatttttctcactcagaattttaaatatatcgtgccactgccttctggcctccatggtggctgctgagtagtcactacttagtcttatgctgtttcctttgtatgtggtgaattgcttttctcttgctgctttcagaacttgctccttctcttctgtgtttgacagtgtgatcagtatatgtctcggagtaggtttatttggatttattctatttagggttcgctgagcatttatgatttgtgtatttatgttgtttagaagatttgggaagttttccccaacaatttctttgaatactcttcctagacctttacccttttcttccccttctgggacaccaatgagtcttatatttggacgtttcatattatctatcatatccctgaggtccatttcgattttttcaatttttttccccattctttcttttatgctttcattttccattctgtcatcttcgaggtcactgattcgttgttcagcttcctctagtcttgtactatgagtgtccagaatctttttaatttggtcaacagtttctttaatttccataagatcatccatttttttatttagtcttgcaatgtcttctttatgctcttctagggtcttcttaatttcctttgtctcccgtactatggtctcattgttcatctttagttctttgagtagctgctctaggtgctgtgtctcttctggtcttttgatttgggtgcttgggcttgggttatccatatcatctggttttttcatatgctttataattttctgttgtttttggcctcgtggcatttgctgaacttgatagggttcttttaggatttgtagaccaattgaagtccttatctctaatttatcagatctgcagcttcgtggagtacactttctctaactaaccagcaggtggcgtccacgagccacctgttctccacaagccagttctccactgtttagcctttttggtgagtgggggagtgagtcttgtggggtccaattggtgtaccaagcttgcgtgtgtagttggtgttgcctgccctgtatatggggcatgtttctgggcagtcagggagggggggtggctctaacaatcaaatctccctggtgatcctagagttgtaaggctgctgcaatagtctaatccttcagttcagtcctgccacagtttgtctctgccactgacccacaagtccttggtattggcgtatggctcctgagacttgcaagtgggcccctcttccaggccgtgcaccccctggtcctctgttgatggatgactgtgctatgtcacaggtgagtgccgtccccccagagcagttctgggctgctgggctgtggagggaggctcccagtttgctgaaatgatggctgattggggctttgttaattcacactgctccaccttccctactctgggacaatcagctgaggttgcagggaaggctaatgtccatgcccagttttgtggtgtgtgcctgttatttgaagcacttccgtcacactgggttgtctggggcagctctgggctatggggctggcgatgggcaggagtgtttcctgtccaccaggatggtggctgtgagcggacaccccccttttcttgggaagttgtggtgtttagtgaattttctcagccactggattattgcgttttgtctcagagctctcctagttctgctcttgacttgacctgcccaaattgcaggtctttgaagctttctgtattgggcttcttagagtaattgttttagaaaaagaaaaaaggattaaaaaaaaaaaaaaaaaaaaagggccctcctcagagatctaatgggttattgaaatgcgaagagacaaagcaaccagggccattaaggaaaggtccacagggcagagagatcagcttttcttcgggatttgcatatgcgcctcagggcctgggctcctgcctgagctctgcccttcccccttctatgttcaccagaactccaaaaatcctccgcttttattttggagtttttcgtgttgtttttttttttctctatgcctgtctcctctctgctaggctggctgctctcagattctctggtgtctggtctccgtctatctatggttggagtttggatcagcagaatgagtttccgataagggctgccactgcagttctcccttctccttcccagagctgacagccccttctcccacgggactgagcctggcagggaggggcgcgggtcccctggctgcaaaaacttacagatttcactgatctcagcagttccacgttttcatgagtgttgtataaagtatgcccaaagtcagattgctctgtggtgtccagtccacgcagttcctggctttctacctactttcctggaggagtaactaaaacatacagctcaccagtctgccatcttgccccgcctttaATGGCTTTTTGATGGAATTAttcaggaagggaagaaagaggaagaaaggaaaaagggaagaataTAATTTCAATTGTAATATTATAGAGGGAGTAAAAAATATACTTGGTAGAACACTGAGATACTAACATGTAGAAAAATTAGTGAATTATGATTTACATGGAAGAATTTATCACATTTTCTTAAGAGCTAAAAGGAACTTATAAAATATCTGACTCCAATATCTCTTGTTTTTGAATAGGATGACTCACATCATAAAAATTTCAGTTGTCCTGGATTTAATATATAAACTGAACATAATCCTAATAAAAATACCTAATCTTTATTTTGCTCGAACTAGACATGCTGATTCTAAAGTCCATATGTAAATAAACAAGCAAGTATAGTTAGGAAGATAGGCAAAAACAGTGAGGATTAACTCTACCAGAAactaaaatatactttaaagcctctataatcaaaacagtgtgatatgGTATCTTAAATAGAAagaccaatgaaacagaatagaaagtctAAAAATATTCCCAAATATACTGGAAATTTATTTTAGGATAAAGGTGTTATCTGAAATCACTGGGGaaagatagatttttaaaataaatgatcatATAATTGGGTTGCCATTGGAAAAAAGATAAAGGTGGATCCATATCTCTTTCTTTCCACCATAATAAACTCAGGTTGAATCAgatatttatatgtaaaaaatGATATCATAGCAGTGCTTCAAGAAATCATggatgataaatttttaaaagacaaaggaaCATGGATGGATTCCATTAGAACCTTTCTGTGATGAAAGTCTTTTTACTATGACTTAAAATCCAGAGACaataaaagattgataaattctattatataaaattaaaacaagctttacataataaaaatatcatttgcaaaaatcaaatgaaaaatagggagaaaatatttgcaacttacATTACAGATAAAGGGTAAATCTCCCTGATATATAAGGAACtctataaaattgaagaaaaaaagaccagttaaaaatgagcaaaagtgaTGAACCGTTTCCAGATACAGTTGAACCTGTCATTTATATAACACAGCCAcccagagaaattaaattaattcaagtaacttttttttttttaatctcttagccactgaaactttattttgtttcattttgcatccctgttttggtcaagaagatgtagagcccttgtaattttttttttttttggaagtttaGACTAATTTATTAAGAgcctcccctcccagccctcGTAGTCTCTTGGGTCACTTTTTCCGCTTGTATATCTTGTGCTCCAGCCCCAAGAAGATAGCCGGGGGCAGGGGCTCAGAGTACTGCTTGATGAGACCCAGAAGGCGGCTGTAACTGTCTTCCTCGTACTGCGTAAAGGCAGCTGGCAGCTCCATCTCCTCAAACAGCGCCTTCACCCGGGCCACCTTCTCAGCCTCCTTCTGCACATAATTCTCCTGCAGGATCTGGCACTGTTCCGGAGAGGCCCGTTGCAGACACTGAACCACCAGCCAGCTGCACTTGTTCTCCTGGATGTCAGTGCCAATCTTGCCAGTCACATTGGGGTCCCCAAAAAGGTCAAGGTAATCATCCTAAATCTGAAAGAACTCTCCCATCTCCAGCAGGATCTTTTTGGCATTGGCATGTTCCTTCTCCTCATCAGTGCCCACCATATACATGGCAGCAGCTACAGGAAGGTAGAAGGAGTAGAAAGCTGTATTATACTTAACAATGGATTTGTACCTCTTTTCAGTGAATCTGCCAAGATCCACATTGCCCTGGGGGGCTGTGATGAGGTCCATCATCTGCCCAATCTCAGTCTGATAGGAAATCTTCAGGAACAGCTCAATCAGGTTCAGATAATAGGGCTGCTCCCAGCAGTAGAGTTCTGCAGGCAGTAGATAGATGCTTCCAGCAGCATGGCATCATTAATGGCATCCAAACCTATGCCTGGCTTCTGATACCAGCAGAGCTGTCCCCGTCAGGTGAGGGATGAATCTGTATCATCTGACACCAGGAAAAAAGCCTGGAGCAGTTCCACACACCAGCCCACAGACAGGGCCTGCTGGAGGCTATCAGCATCCTGCTTCTTTGGCTACTCCAGCTCCTGCAACACTGCCAACACTGTAATACCCCAGTTGTACTTGCCTCCAATAACACTGTACTCCAGGATCAACTTGAGCCGGGAAATAGCATCTCCTTTCTCTGGGTGCCCCATCTCTTCCTCAGTCAGCACCTTGACTATCTGGGAGAAGTGTTGGATGAAATTCTGCTTTTCTTGGGCATAAACATCAGATTTCTTGTCTCCATTCATTCTGAGGGAGGAGCAAAGTGCTCTGTTCCTGGATGCTGGTTCTTACTtcccatgtaattttttttttttacattttattttgaaataaattcaaaattataggaaaagttgcaaaaacaatacaaaccccatacacagaactccagcattccctgaccccccccatACCccatccactaactttaacatgtcagaccgctatttctttccctccctccctccctctctccctatctatcatccatcatctattgctctgtcttctgaacatatgagagctagctgcacacatccttgaacatacaccaCAATTTACATATAcgattcccatgaacaagaacattcttttatgcaatcccattaagtgcagctaagaagtacaagagattcaacaatgatacaaagcttacattctatatttccttttccttatgtctcaactgtttccctttgagcctcctgtctcaACTgtttccctttgagcctcctgtcctccatcctcagatcccatccagggtcatccttggcattcaattgtcatttatttagactgtcttttttttttttttctcaattgtggaaacatatatacagcctaaatcttcccattccaccccctccctagcattccgttagtgggattaatcacatttaaaatgttgtaatgttatcaccttcccaccatccattactagaaatttcccttcacctcaaacagcaaccctacactcatttcttaattccccattgccccttcccccatttctcttaacccatactctacttttcatctctatggtcatattctctgataatttctttgtgtttactgtggggcttaaaattaaactcttaaatccataacaatcttgtttttctttgataccaacttaatttcaataggacacataaactatgtacctatactcctccattcccccacctttatatagttcttgtcaaaaattacatattttacattgagttcagaaccactgatttgtcattagtttgtgtattttagatcttgtaggaagtaaatagtggagttacaattcaaaaattattgacttcccCTTGCTCTTGAGCCGCGTGATGGCTGCTCTTGAGACCCAGGGGGCTGCTGCCGGAGGGGAGGAGGACTGTAGCGGTAACCGCGGCGGAGTTGAGGGTGTCCGTGATGAGGACAGTAAGGATTGTATCCTGGAGCTGCTTTCCCTGCCAGAAAATCCAGGTGGCACCACCACTTCAGAAGGTTGTCCATCTGTGCCTTGCATTTTCTGTGAAGAACATTTTCCTGTAGCTGAGCAAGACAAACTTCTAAAGCACATGATTATTGAACATAAGATGGTCATAGCTGATGTCAAGTTGGTTGCTGACTTCTAAAGGTACATTTTATATTGGAGGAAAAGGTTCACTGAGCAGCCCATCACAGATTTTTGTAGTGTGATAAGGATCAATTCCACAGGTCCACTTGAAGAACAAGAcaattattttttgttatgtGATGTTTTGCCAGAAGATAGAGTTCTTAGAGAAGAGCTTCAGAAGCAGAGGCTGAAAGAAATTCTGGAACAGCAGCAGcaagaaagaactgacactaatttTCATGGCATTTGTATGTTTTGCAGTGCAGAATTCCTTGGAAACAGATCTGTTCTTTTGAACCACATGGCCAGAGAACACGCTTTCAACATTGGATTGCCAGACAACATTGTAAACTGCAATGAATTTCTACGCATACTACAGGAAAAGCTTGACAACTTACAGTGCTTATACTGTGAGAAGACCTTCAGGGACAAAAATACACTGAAAGATCAtatgagaaaaaaacagcatCGTAGGATCAACCCTAAGAACAGAGAATATGACTGATTTTATGTCATCAATTATTTGGAACTTGGAAAATCTTGGGAAGAGGTTCAGTTGGAAGATGATCGGGAGTTGCTAGACCATCAGGAAGATGATTGGTCTGATTGGGAAGAACACCCTGTCTCAGCTGTCTGCCTATTTTGtgaaaagcaaacagaaacaatCGAGAAATTATATGTCCACATGGAGGACGCACATGAATTTGATCTCCTCAAAATAAAGACAGAACTTGGATTAAACTTCTATCAGCAAGTGAAACTGATCAACTTCATTCGGAGGGAAGTTCACCAATGTAGATGTTACAGCTGCCATATGAAGTTTAAATCCAAAGCAGACTTAAGGACTCACATGGAAAAAGCTGAACACATATCACTGCTTCCTGAAAAAAAGACATGGGATCAACTGCAGTATTATTTTCCAACCTATGAAAATGACACTCTGCTGTGTACGTTGTCCGACAGTGAAAGTGACCTGACAGCTCAggaacaaaatggaaatattcCCATTATCAGTGAAGACACATCTAAACTGCATGCTTTGAAACAAAGCAGTATTCTGAACAAGTTGCTACTAGAAGAATGCTTGAAAAACTAGAACAA from Choloepus didactylus isolate mChoDid1 chromosome 2, mChoDid1.pri, whole genome shotgun sequence encodes the following:
- the LOC119526626 gene encoding LOW QUALITY PROTEIN: zinc finger protein 277-like (The sequence of the model RefSeq protein was modified relative to this genomic sequence to represent the inferred CDS: substituted 2 bases at 2 genomic stop codons), translating into MAALETQGAAAGGEEDCSGNRGGVEGVRDEDSKDCILELLSLPENPGGTTTSEGCPSVPCIFCEEHFPVAEQDKLLKHMIIEHKMVIADVKLVADFXRYILYWRKRFTEQPITDFCSVIRINSTGPLEEQDNYFLLCDVLPEDRVLREELQKQRLKEILEQQQQERTDTNFHGICMFCSAEFLGNRSVLLNHMAREHAFNIGLPDNIVNCNEFLRILQEKLDNLQCLYCEKTFRDKNTLKDHMRKKQHRRINPKNREYDXFYVINYLELGKSWEEVQLEDDRELLDHQEDDWSDWEEHPVSAVCLFCEKQTETIEKLYVHMEDAHEFDLLKIKTELGLNFYQQVKLINFIRREVHQCRCYSCHMKFKSKADLRTHMEKAEHISLLPEKKTWDQLQYYFPTYENDTLLCTLSDSESDLTAQEQNGNIPIISEDTSKLHALKQSSILNKLLLEECLKN